In the genome of Bacteroidia bacterium, one region contains:
- a CDS encoding T9SS type A sorting domain-containing protein, producing MDYKRLTQATKIAVLFFLGILTSCEQDTPKSSFTQKFPKHPISLVETLGDSLRLINPSGDTVTWKMFFDSKTQVSTITENAETLFTGWASRFRKRYYLSTEQKDKTYYYDAIEINQSKNQLRGFAGLQAMFQIDKLIDNQKIPKRMFPDKENYPYRLKPHRRAVHKIFNNILDEAANTFQLLQQLPQHPEIYETPDTLLQETQTDKNQNDADNQLVEKIFPNPTTGVVNIVLQEQGDYTLKVLNSTGVIVNTLAFSGTEKQVDLSGLPRGIYWLQITEKEGDSGSTARIVLE from the coding sequence ATGGATTACAAAAGATTAACACAAGCAACCAAGATTGCTGTTTTATTTTTTTTAGGAATACTAACTTCTTGTGAGCAAGATACTCCTAAAAGTAGCTTTACCCAAAAGTTTCCCAAACATCCAATCTCTTTGGTGGAAACTTTGGGAGATTCCTTACGGCTCATTAACCCAAGCGGCGATACCGTAACATGGAAAATGTTTTTTGATTCCAAGACGCAAGTCAGTACGATCACCGAAAATGCGGAAACCCTTTTTACGGGCTGGGCAAGCCGATTTAGAAAACGCTATTACTTATCTACGGAGCAAAAAGACAAAACGTACTATTATGACGCGATAGAAATCAACCAATCCAAAAACCAACTACGAGGCTTTGCAGGCTTACAAGCTATGTTTCAAATAGATAAACTTATTGACAACCAAAAAATCCCCAAAAGGATGTTTCCAGATAAAGAAAACTATCCCTATCGCTTAAAACCTCACCGGAGAGCAGTTCATAAAATATTTAACAATATTTTAGATGAGGCTGCTAATACATTCCAGCTATTACAGCAACTTCCCCAACATCCGGAAATCTATGAAACCCCTGATACCTTATTACAAGAAACACAAACAGATAAAAATCAAAATGATGCTGATAATCAGTTAGTAGAAAAAATATTTCCGAACCCCACAACAGGTGTTGTTAATATTGTATTACAAGAGCAGGGGGATTATACCCTAAAAGTGCTGAACAGTACCGGTGTTATTGTTAATACCTTAGCGTTTTCCGGAACTGAAAAGCAAGTTGATTTAAGCGGGCTACCACGTGGTATTTACTGGCTTCAAATAACAGAAAAAGAAGGAGATTCCGGATCTACTGCACGCATTGTTTTAGAATAA
- a CDS encoding IS630 family transposase translates to MDFQSVNLYFQDESRFGLHTKYGRGLTAKGIQPVCTFQQVFQYTYLFGAFSPVSGTQFQLEMPSCNGETFQIFIDEFSLQEPEEYKIMVLDNGAFHKAKKLIIPKNIFLLFLPPYSPELNPAEKIWQHIKRKFTNKHFENLEQISTFFDQAIKNLSPQMVMSICTFKYMNIDTFWSN, encoded by the coding sequence ATAGATTTTCAATCTGTTAATCTCTATTTTCAAGACGAAAGCCGTTTTGGATTACATACCAAGTATGGTAGAGGTCTTACGGCCAAGGGCATTCAACCGGTGTGTACTTTCCAACAAGTTTTTCAATACACTTATCTTTTTGGAGCATTTTCTCCTGTAAGTGGTACGCAATTCCAACTGGAGATGCCTAGTTGCAATGGAGAAACTTTTCAAATTTTCATTGATGAGTTTTCATTGCAAGAGCCTGAAGAATACAAAATAATGGTTTTGGATAATGGTGCATTCCACAAGGCAAAAAAACTAATCATTCCAAAAAATATCTTCCTATTATTTCTACCTCCTTACAGCCCAGAGTTAAACCCTGCTGAAAAGATATGGCAACATATCAAAAGAAAGTTTACCAATAAACATTTCGAAAATTTAGAACAAATCAGCACATTCTTTGACCAAGCAATAAAGAACCTAAGCCCTCAAATGGTAATGTCTATATGCACATTCAAATATATGAATATAGATACATTTTGGTCTAATTAA
- a CDS encoding DUF952 domain-containing protein yields MIYHLTTEELLLRALEIGVYKNPSLKTEGFIHCSPKEEVLSVAKLHYDSSPKMIVLSIVEKRLTVPVKWENGLSDKLFPRVYGSIPAEAIESIDLIEKNEYGEFVWITKD; encoded by the coding sequence GTGATTTATCATTTAACAACGGAAGAGCTTTTACTTAGAGCCTTAGAAATAGGAGTTTACAAAAATCCATCACTAAAAACTGAGGGTTTTATACATTGTTCACCAAAAGAGGAAGTTCTCTCAGTTGCGAAACTTCATTATGATAGTTCACCTAAAATGATTGTACTTTCAATTGTAGAAAAACGCCTAACTGTTCCTGTAAAATGGGAAAATGGACTTTCTGATAAACTTTTCCCCAGAGTTTATGGCTCAATCCCTGCCGAAGCAATCGAAAGCATAGATTTAATTGAAAAAAATGAATACGGAGAATTTGTATGGATTACAAAAGATTAA